From Microbacterium sp. 10M-3C3:
GGTGAAGCGTCGCGCCAGATCGAGCCGATCACCGAAGACGACGCGCGCGACGTCGGGCTCGTTCTCGAGTTCGGTCATCGATGTTTCACGTGAAACGTCAGGCGCGGCGGAGAACGGTGTGGCGATCAGCGCCCTCGCCGTACGACTCCGACACCAGGCCGCGCTCCGCTGCGATGTCGTGGATCAGCTTCCGCTCGTAGCTCGACATGGCGGGGAGAGAAGCCTGCGACGCCCCTTCATCGAGACGCTTCATGGCGCGCTCGACGAGCAGCTCGAGCTCGCGCTGTCGCGCGTCCCGTGAACCGCCGACATCCAGGATCAGTCGGGAGAAGCGTCCCGTGCGGTTCTGAACCGCGAGACGCGTCAGCTCCTGCAGCGCCTGCACAGTGTCGGGATCAGAGAGTCGCGAGAGCGAGCTGCCGCCGTCGGCTTCGATCGACACATATGCACGACCCGCGCGCACGTCGAGCGCGAGGTCACCGTCGA
This genomic window contains:
- a CDS encoding R3H domain-containing nucleic acid-binding protein, producing MTLDPTDVSDARESVTDEQLEQEGDIAADYLEELLDIADIDGDLALDVRAGRAYVSIEADGGSSLSRLSDPDTVQALQELTRLAVQNRTGRFSRLILDVGGSRDARQRELELLVERAMKRLDEGASQASLPAMSSYERKLIHDIAAERGLVSESYGEGADRHTVLRRA